A window of the Acidimicrobiia bacterium genome harbors these coding sequences:
- a CDS encoding GNAT family N-acetyltransferase, whose product MTSAVRSVTRDEMAAFARAEFTAFGVHVPEETPAWAFEDLDRTLAAFDGDEVVGTTRAYSMELTLPGGACIPVAAVSAVGVLPTHRRRGLLTAMMRAQLDDVTSRGEHIAALTASEGGIYRRFGYGIATMHVSFELDRRHAAFIDGPRGEGQCRLVDDGEARSLLPAIFDRARRTFPGAMSRPELWWPSQYFAFDESKVGSGKAFHVVHVGDDGEPDGYVTYSLEERWLRGISRHRLGVRDLQSVTPDARRALWRFICGVDLVETIATWNIPVDEPLRWMLSESRHMLVDRFGDHLWLRIVDVPAALAARNYASDGEVVLDVRDGFRPSSGGCFRLHVDGGKASCERVDGARADLVLDTPELASTYLGGVTFGELARAGLVEERTPGAITRADTVFASTPAPYAATWF is encoded by the coding sequence ATGACGTCCGCCGTACGCTCGGTGACGCGCGACGAGATGGCCGCGTTCGCGCGTGCGGAGTTCACCGCCTTCGGCGTGCACGTGCCGGAGGAGACGCCGGCGTGGGCGTTCGAGGATCTCGACCGCACGCTCGCCGCGTTCGACGGCGACGAGGTCGTCGGGACGACGCGCGCGTACTCGATGGAGCTGACGTTGCCCGGCGGCGCGTGCATCCCGGTCGCGGCGGTCAGCGCGGTCGGTGTCCTGCCGACCCACCGAAGGCGTGGGTTGCTGACTGCGATGATGCGAGCACAGCTCGACGACGTCACGTCACGCGGCGAGCACATCGCCGCGCTCACGGCATCCGAGGGCGGGATCTACCGCCGCTTCGGGTACGGCATCGCGACGATGCACGTGTCGTTCGAGCTCGACCGCCGACACGCCGCCTTCATCGACGGCCCGCGCGGCGAGGGGCAGTGCCGTCTCGTCGACGACGGCGAGGCGCGGTCGCTGCTCCCCGCGATCTTCGACCGCGCGCGTCGAACGTTTCCGGGCGCGATGTCGCGTCCCGAACTGTGGTGGCCGAGCCAGTACTTCGCGTTCGACGAGTCGAAGGTCGGATCGGGGAAGGCGTTCCACGTCGTCCACGTCGGCGACGACGGCGAGCCCGACGGGTACGTGACGTACTCGCTCGAGGAGCGGTGGCTGCGCGGGATCAGCAGGCACCGGCTCGGCGTACGTGACCTGCAGAGCGTCACGCCTGACGCGCGTCGCGCGCTGTGGCGGTTCATCTGCGGTGTCGACCTCGTCGAGACGATCGCGACGTGGAACATCCCGGTCGACGAGCCGTTGCGGTGGATGCTCTCGGAATCGCGTCACATGCTCGTCGACCGGTTCGGCGATCACCTGTGGCTGCGCATCGTCGACGTGCCTGCCGCGCTCGCGGCCCGCAACTACGCGAGCGACGGCGAGGTCGTGCTCGACGTGCGTGATGGGTTCCGCCCGTCGTCGGGCGGCTGCTTCCGGCTGCACGTCGACGGCGGGAAGGCGTCGTGCGAGCGCGTCGACGGCGCGCGGGCGGACCTCGTGCTCGACACGCCGGAGCTCGCGAGCACCTACCTGGGTGGTGTCACGTTCGGCGAGCTCGCACGCGCCGGTCTCGTCGAGGAGCGCACGCCGGGCGCGATCACCCGCGCGGACACGGTGTTCGCGTCAACGCCCGCCCCCTACGCCGCGACCTGGTTCTGA
- the aroF gene encoding 3-deoxy-7-phosphoheptulonate synthase translates to MTDTCARSTVRAGSAVVGGDTFTLVAGACAVETPEQLGAACDAAVAAGATLLRGDLFKHRTSPYAFQGLREDGVALVAHERARAGLPWVIEVLHPDDLETVDAIADVVRVGARNMQNFELLKECARSGKPVMLKRGLSATIDEWLLAAEYVAASGSLDIILCERGIRTFETATRNTLDLSAVPVVRERSHLPVVVDPSHSTGSRALVEPMALAAVAAGADGVMLDVHPDPAGARCDGPQALLPGEAAALGAKLRGLARWTGRTVDEPVHTLDTTAA, encoded by the coding sequence ATGACGGACACGTGCGCGCGCTCCACCGTGCGCGCCGGCAGCGCGGTCGTCGGTGGCGACACGTTCACGCTCGTCGCCGGCGCGTGCGCAGTGGAGACGCCCGAGCAGCTCGGGGCGGCGTGCGACGCGGCGGTCGCGGCCGGCGCGACGTTGCTGCGCGGCGACCTGTTCAAGCACCGGACGTCGCCGTACGCGTTCCAGGGTCTGCGCGAGGACGGCGTCGCGCTCGTCGCGCACGAGCGTGCGCGCGCCGGACTGCCGTGGGTGATCGAGGTGCTCCACCCCGACGACCTCGAGACCGTCGACGCGATCGCGGACGTCGTGCGCGTCGGTGCGCGCAACATGCAGAACTTCGAGCTGCTGAAGGAGTGCGCGCGCTCGGGGAAGCCGGTGATGCTGAAGCGCGGGCTGTCCGCGACGATCGACGAGTGGCTGCTCGCCGCGGAGTACGTCGCGGCGTCGGGCAGCCTCGACATCATCCTGTGCGAGCGCGGCATCCGCACGTTCGAGACCGCGACCCGCAACACGCTCGACCTCTCGGCGGTACCGGTCGTCCGCGAGCGATCGCACCTCCCGGTGGTCGTCGACCCGTCCCACAGCACCGGGTCGCGGGCGCTCGTCGAGCCGATGGCCCTCGCCGCCGTCGCGGCAGGCGCGGACGGGGTGATGCTCGACGTGCACCCCGACCCAGCCGGCGCGCGCTGCGACGGGCCGCAGGCACTCCTCCCCGGCGAGGCCGCCGCGCTCGGCGCGAAGCTGCGGGGACTCGCACGGTGGACGGGCCGAACGGTCGACGAGCCAGTGCACACACTCGACACGACCGCGGCGTGA
- a CDS encoding 3-hydroxyacyl-CoA dehydrogenase family protein has protein sequence MTQELRIGVLGAGVMGAGIAQVTATAGFTTTCYDVDPFALDKAREITTTGRYGFERGVERGKLTREQADAARERLSFTASFDEAAATDLVIEAVPERLDLKIRVFRDLDRAAPAGSILASNTSGFPITALAAATDRPDRVIGWHWASPAPVMRLAEIVRTRETSEDTIATVRETAAACGKNPVVVRDAPNAWGFVANRVYFAMIAEAQAVVAAGIATADEVDRLMMDCFNWPTGPFGMVKGAGSGWS, from the coding sequence ATGACCCAGGAACTGCGGATCGGCGTTCTCGGCGCCGGCGTGATGGGCGCGGGCATCGCGCAGGTCACCGCAACCGCCGGGTTCACGACCACGTGCTACGACGTCGACCCTTTTGCGCTCGACAAGGCGCGTGAGATCACCACGACGGGCCGCTACGGGTTCGAGCGCGGCGTCGAGCGCGGCAAGCTGACTCGTGAGCAGGCCGACGCCGCGCGCGAGCGTCTCTCGTTCACGGCGTCGTTCGACGAGGCCGCGGCGACCGACCTCGTGATCGAGGCCGTGCCCGAGCGCCTCGACCTGAAGATCCGCGTGTTCCGCGACCTCGACCGGGCGGCGCCGGCGGGATCGATCCTCGCGTCGAACACGTCGGGCTTCCCGATCACCGCGCTCGCTGCCGCGACGGACCGTCCCGACCGCGTGATCGGCTGGCACTGGGCATCACCCGCGCCGGTCATGCGCCTCGCCGAGATCGTGCGCACGCGCGAGACGAGCGAGGACACGATCGCGACCGTGCGGGAGACGGCGGCCGCGTGCGGCAAGAACCCGGTCGTCGTGCGCGACGCGCCGAACGCGTGGGGCTTCGTCGCGAACCGGGTCTACTTCGCGATGATCGCCGAGGCGCAGGCCGTCGTCGCGGCCGGCATCGCGACGGCCGACGAGGTCGACCGTCTGATGATGGACTGCTTCAACTGGCCCACCGGCCCCTTCGGCATGGTCAAGGGAGCCGGCAGCGGCTGGTCGTGA